A single window of Archangium gephyra DNA harbors:
- a CDS encoding methylglyoxal synthase: MQKTLVLIAHDNKKLAMVQWARRHHACLSRHKIQSTSTTGQLLQEGAGLKVECLLSGPLGGDAQVGALVASGQISAVIFFVDPLTAMPHDPDIKMLMRICDVHDVPLATNPATAECILRSHLLEKE; this comes from the coding sequence ATGCAAAAAACGCTGGTGCTCATCGCACACGACAACAAGAAGCTGGCCATGGTGCAGTGGGCGCGTCGGCATCACGCATGCCTGAGCCGTCACAAAATCCAATCCACCAGCACCACCGGCCAGTTGCTCCAGGAGGGCGCGGGGTTGAAGGTGGAGTGCCTGCTGAGTGGCCCCCTGGGAGGCGATGCGCAGGTTGGCGCGCTGGTGGCTTCGGGGCAGATCTCCGCCGTCATCTTCTTCGTGGACCCACTCACGGCCATGCCGCATGACCCGGACATCAAGATGTTGATGCGCATCTGTGACGTCCATGACGTGCCGCTGGCGACCAACCCCGCCACCGCCGAGTGCATCCTCCGCTCCCACCTCCTCGAGAAGGAGTGA
- a CDS encoding wax ester/triacylglycerol synthase family O-acyltransferase, whose translation MADGARTARYHRLGSLDRMLLSLEDARTPTHIGALLVLEGAPLLDASGHLRLEELRLRLERRLQRAPVLRKVLYRPGPFLGSPLWVDDATFAVERHILHAEIPAPGGEAQLLRLVEKLLSTLLERSKPLWELWFLTGLESGRIAVLVKLHHSIADGRAALRIFNALCDLAPDAAEPEEAPWSPRPPPSPGRLFVDNLAVKGAALARGVRRLAHPVVLARSVASGGRTLVRSLRESQRAPRTSLNAPIGVSRRLAVMRMGLAEARDAAHARGAKVNDVMLALIAEGTRALLLHRGEPVEGVALVTSVAVSLRPPGDTGDLGNKTGQILVSLPMDLPEPEACLAAIAASTRAMKKRELAANSEHVIAWVGMSGLLRFLARRQHMMNFFESDLVGPPVPLYLLGARILEVTIANNLGGTVGLSFAILSYAGQLNLSVCADGERFPDLPVLAAEMERCWARLSRRHEPVEEGPSLFAP comes from the coding sequence ATGGCAGACGGCGCCAGGACTGCCCGGTATCACCGGCTGGGTTCCCTGGACCGGATGCTCCTGTCGCTCGAGGATGCCCGGACACCGACGCACATCGGGGCGCTGCTGGTGCTGGAGGGAGCGCCGCTCCTGGACGCCTCCGGGCATCTGCGGCTGGAGGAGCTCCGGCTCCGCCTGGAGCGCCGGTTGCAGCGGGCTCCCGTGCTGCGCAAGGTGCTGTATCGGCCGGGGCCCTTCCTGGGCTCCCCGCTGTGGGTGGACGATGCGACCTTCGCCGTGGAGCGGCACATCCTCCACGCGGAGATTCCGGCGCCGGGTGGAGAAGCGCAACTCCTGCGGCTCGTCGAGAAGCTCCTGAGCACGCTCCTGGAGCGCTCCAAGCCCCTCTGGGAGCTCTGGTTCCTGACGGGATTGGAGTCCGGACGGATCGCCGTGCTGGTGAAGCTGCACCACTCCATCGCCGACGGGAGGGCCGCGCTCCGTATCTTCAACGCGCTGTGCGATCTGGCGCCGGACGCAGCGGAGCCGGAGGAGGCGCCATGGTCACCCCGGCCGCCACCGAGCCCTGGGCGGCTCTTCGTGGACAACCTCGCCGTGAAGGGGGCGGCGCTGGCGCGGGGCGTGAGACGGCTGGCCCATCCGGTGGTCCTCGCCCGCTCCGTCGCCTCGGGCGGGCGGACGCTGGTGCGGAGCCTCCGTGAAAGCCAGCGAGCGCCGAGGACTTCTCTCAACGCCCCCATTGGAGTCAGCCGCCGCCTGGCCGTGATGCGGATGGGGCTGGCCGAGGCGAGGGACGCCGCCCATGCTCGGGGCGCCAAGGTCAACGATGTCATGCTCGCCCTGATCGCGGAGGGCACCAGGGCGCTGCTGCTTCATCGTGGCGAGCCGGTCGAGGGCGTGGCCCTTGTTACCTCCGTGGCGGTGTCCCTGCGGCCTCCGGGGGACACGGGAGACCTGGGCAACAAGACCGGTCAGATACTCGTTTCCCTTCCCATGGACCTGCCCGAGCCCGAGGCGTGCCTGGCGGCAATCGCCGCCTCGACCCGGGCGATGAAGAAGAGGGAGCTGGCGGCGAACTCCGAACACGTCATCGCCTGGGTGGGGATGTCCGGGTTGCTGCGCTTCCTGGCTCGCCGGCAGCACATGATGAACTTCTTCGAGAGCGACCTGGTGGGGCCTCCGGTGCCCCTCTACCTGCTCGGCGCGCGGATTCTCGAGGTGACGATCGCGAACAACCTCGGGGGAACCGTCGGGCTGTCATTCGCGATCCTGTCCTATGCCGGGCAGCTCAACCTCTCCGTGTGCGCGGACGGGGAGCGGTTCCCGGACCTGCCGGTCCTGGCCGCGGAAATGGAGAGGTGCTGGGCCCGGCTCTCGCGCCGTCACGAGCCCGTAGAGGAGGGCCCCTCACTCTTCGCGCCCTGA
- a CDS encoding phosphatase PAP2 family protein encodes MSPPRSNVSGPFPLYQDGRLSLSGVSEWLERRNKLVLAIAATLLHSLLYGIPNRIHLALPVELPMTWLDRVTPFIPLTFWLYLSDYALVFIAFMLCRRPGSAARFIYAFFTVVGVATLVHWVFPTVYPRALYPVPAEASPFMQWMVARFRELDSPASCLPSLHVATAFLSAFAVVAEADRRGPALVAWAAIVWGSTLTTKQHYLVDGATGLLLALAVWALYYARQPAGTRGG; translated from the coding sequence ATGAGCCCACCCAGGTCCAACGTCTCCGGCCCCTTCCCCTTGTACCAGGACGGGCGTTTGTCCCTGTCCGGCGTCTCCGAGTGGCTCGAGCGGCGGAACAAGCTCGTGCTGGCCATCGCGGCCACCCTGCTGCACTCACTCCTCTATGGAATTCCCAACCGCATCCACCTCGCCCTGCCGGTGGAGTTGCCCATGACGTGGCTGGACCGCGTCACGCCCTTCATTCCCCTGACGTTCTGGCTCTACCTGAGCGACTACGCGCTGGTGTTCATCGCCTTCATGCTGTGCCGGCGTCCGGGCAGTGCGGCGCGCTTCATCTACGCCTTCTTCACCGTCGTAGGGGTGGCCACGCTGGTGCACTGGGTCTTTCCCACGGTCTACCCGCGAGCGCTCTACCCCGTCCCGGCGGAGGCCTCGCCCTTCATGCAATGGATGGTGGCGCGCTTTCGCGAGCTGGACAGCCCCGCCAGCTGTCTACCGAGTCTCCACGTGGCGACCGCCTTCCTCTCGGCGTTCGCGGTGGTGGCGGAGGCGGATCGCCGCGGGCCGGCCCTGGTGGCGTGGGCGGCGATCGTCTGGGGCAGTACCCTCACCACCAAGCAGCACTACCTGGTGGATGGAGCCACGGGGCTGCTGTTGGCCTTGGCCGTGTGGGCCCTCTACTACGCCAGGCAGCCCGCTGGCACGAGAGGCGGATGA
- a CDS encoding ELWxxDGT repeat protein, protein MTRKPRRLPLVLLALGLIHCGEPPAAPVEDEALGEAPRSLGATRQATCVPAVRVGEFTPGRVSDLTDVEGTLFFTVDNALWKSDATPEGTVLVRDFSPDEAGGGPRDLTEARGLLFFVSGGTLWRSDGTEAGTFPLVTSTLPGFDPHITPLREYRGRLFFRMIAPGLGEELWSSDGTRAGTRLVADINPGPPSSTLFESVVTASGDFVFGAHLGEDEEEVVLLKLTRTGRLEELFRVRASETSIFSLTAVGDRLFFLIDPGDRGEASLYTSDGTPGGASLVKFFGRASTPRAFTAFDGRLFFVAEPEEEGDFFSMELWVSDGTPGGTHLFADIRPGLEGALPTGLTVFEGLLYFSADDGVHGRELWATDGTVEGTRLVQDIRPGTDGSGPYGLRSANRKLYFVADDGLHGAEPWKVYQGRARLVTELVPGPVGSAPRVMGFDPDEEEVFFRSDGYVFFETGEDVGSLWAMKTGAYCPPR, encoded by the coding sequence ATGACCAGGAAACCCAGAAGACTACCGCTGGTGTTGTTGGCGCTCGGGCTCATCCACTGTGGCGAGCCACCCGCGGCGCCCGTGGAGGACGAGGCGCTCGGTGAGGCGCCGCGTTCTCTCGGGGCCACGCGCCAGGCCACGTGTGTCCCGGCGGTCCGGGTCGGGGAGTTCACGCCCGGCAGGGTGAGCGACCTGACGGACGTGGAGGGCACGCTCTTCTTCACCGTGGACAACGCGCTGTGGAAGAGCGACGCCACGCCAGAGGGCACGGTGCTGGTGAGGGACTTCTCCCCGGATGAAGCAGGCGGGGGACCGAGGGATTTGACCGAGGCGCGCGGGCTGCTCTTCTTCGTGTCCGGGGGCACGTTGTGGCGCAGCGATGGCACGGAGGCCGGCACCTTTCCACTCGTCACCTCCACCCTGCCCGGCTTCGATCCACATATCACTCCGCTGCGCGAATACCGGGGCCGGCTCTTCTTCCGGATGATTGCCCCTGGGCTCGGAGAGGAACTGTGGTCCAGCGATGGCACGCGCGCGGGAACCCGGCTGGTGGCGGACATCAATCCCGGGCCGCCGTCCAGCACCCTCTTCGAGAGTGTGGTGACCGCGAGTGGCGACTTCGTTTTCGGAGCCCACCTGGGCGAAGACGAGGAAGAGGTAGTACTGCTGAAGCTGACCCGCACGGGGCGCCTGGAGGAGCTCTTCCGCGTCCGGGCGAGCGAGACCTCCATCTTCAGTCTGACCGCGGTCGGAGACCGGTTGTTCTTCCTCATCGACCCCGGGGATCGGGGCGAGGCCTCGCTGTACACCAGCGATGGAACACCGGGAGGCGCCTCGCTCGTGAAGTTCTTCGGGCGCGCCTCCACGCCCCGGGCCTTCACCGCGTTCGACGGCCGCCTCTTCTTCGTCGCCGAGCCGGAGGAAGAGGGAGATTTCTTCAGCATGGAGTTGTGGGTGAGTGATGGCACGCCCGGTGGAACCCACCTGTTCGCGGACATCCGCCCCGGGCTCGAGGGGGCGCTCCCCACGGGGCTGACCGTATTCGAGGGGCTGCTCTACTTCTCCGCGGATGACGGCGTGCACGGACGCGAGCTCTGGGCAACCGATGGGACGGTGGAAGGCACACGGCTCGTGCAGGACATCCGGCCCGGCACCGATGGCTCCGGCCCGTACGGCCTGCGCTCCGCGAATCGGAAGCTCTACTTCGTCGCGGACGATGGCCTGCATGGCGCCGAGCCCTGGAAGGTCTACCAGGGGCGTGCGCGCCTGGTGACGGAGCTCGTTCCCGGGCCCGTGGGCTCGGCCCCCCGGGTGATGGGGTTCGATCCCGACGAGGAGGAGGTGTTCTTCCGCTCCGATGGGTACGTCTTCTTCGAGACGGGGGAGGATGTCGGCTCGCTCTGGGCCATGAAGACTGGCGCCTACTGCCCCCCGCGGTGA